The Astatotilapia calliptera chromosome 2, fAstCal1.2, whole genome shotgun sequence genome includes a window with the following:
- the itk gene encoding tyrosine-protein kinase ITK/TSK produces MFPRVILKGTLIKKSQQKKRVSPCNYKERFFVLDTQDLKYSERRPGKKPLLKGCIELSRIKCVEIVCTDVPIPCSFKYPFQVFHESYYLYIFAPDNDCRQKWVRALKEETKNNNLVPKYHPNFWMDGKWRCCQQTEKLATGCNVYDPVGYASKKPLPSLPEPEMELEDSGQQKVIALQNYTPQGDNDLPLQKDQEYLLVKNSHSTWWLVQDERGNSGFVPSTYVAEKSINNFERFEWYNKNISRAQAEELLMKEGKEGAFIVRDSRQAGVYTVSVFTKAPGSNGEKNPRVKHYQIRQTETSPASFYLAEKYLFSTIPELIYYHQHNAAGLITRLRHPVSQGRCCSQDSTDITKDQWEVDPEELILGQEIGSGQFGLVLEGSWRDLKVAVKMVREECMSDDEFKEEARIMMRLSHSKLVQLYGVCTQHSPICLVFEYMENGCLTDYLRERKGSLSQDILLGMCLDVSEGMAYLEMSNFIHRDLAARNCLVSKNNEVKVSDFGMTRFVLDDQYTSSQCSKFPVKWSAPEVIRYCKFSTKSDVWSFGVLMWEVYNEGRLPYENRTNAEVVDSLNAGLRLLKPRLAPDSVHLLMEWCWKEKPDDRPTFGLLFHELASLSDA; encoded by the exons ATGTTCCCCAGGGTGATTTTGAAGGGAACTCTGATCAAAAAATCTCAACAGAAGAAGCGAGTGTCACCCTGTAACTATAAAGAGCGATTTTTTGTGTTGGATACCCAAGACCTGAAGTATTCTGAACGTCGTCCCGGG AAAAAGCCTTTGCTGAAAGGTTGCATCGAGCTGTCCAGAATTAAGTGCGTGGAGATTGTGTGTACTGATGTGCCCATACCATGCAGCTTTAAGTACCCTTTTCAG GTTTTTCATGAAAGTTATTACCTCTACATATTTGCACCAGACAATGACTGCCGTCAGAAATGGGTCAGAGCTCTTAAAGAGG AGACAAAGAATAACAACTTAGTTCCAAAATACCACCCAaacttctggatggatggaaaatggAGATGCTGCCAGCAAACAGAGAAACTGGCGACTGGGTGCAACGTGTACGACCCAGTGGGCTATG CCTCTAAAAAGCCACTTCCCAGCCTCCCGGAGCCAGAG ATGGAGCTGGAAGATTCGGGGCAACAGAAGGTCATCGCTTTGCAAAACTACACGCCACAGGGAGACAATGACTTACCTCTTCAGAAAGATCAGGAGTATCTCCTGGTTAAGAATTCCCATTCCACCTGGTGGCTTGTACAGGATGAGAGAGG GAACTCGGGTTTTGTGCCCAGTACATACGTAGCTGAAAAATCCATCAACAACTTTGAAAGATTTGA ATGGtacaacaaaaacattagcagaGCGCAAGCAGAAGAATTGCTAATGAaagag GGTAAGGAAGGTGCATTCATTGTGCGGGACTCAAGACAGGCGGGAGTGTACACAGTGTCTGTTTTCACCAAAGCACCAgg GTCTAATGGGGAGAAGAATCCGAGAGTGAAGCATTACCAAATCAGACAAACCGAAACGAGCCCAGCTTCTTTTTACCTGGCAGAGAAGTACCTGTTTAGCACCATTCCTGAGCTCATATATTACCACCAGCACAATGCTGCAG GGCTAATAACACGGCTGAGACACCCCGTCTCTCAAGGTCGATGCTGTTCCCAGGATTCTACTGATATCACAAAAG ATCAGTGGGAAGTGGACCCTGAGGAGCTGATACTGGGTCAGGAGATAGGCAGCGGCCAGTTTGGACTGGTGCTGGAAGGCAGCTGGAGGGATCTCAAGGTAGCGGTGAAGATGGTAAGAGAAGAGTGCATGTCAGACGACGAATTTAAAGAAGAGGCACGGATTATGAT GAGACTCTCTCACTCTAAGCTGGTACAGCTGTATGGCGTGTGCACACAACATTCTCCTATCTGCCTCGTGTTTGAGTACATGGAAAACGGCTGCCTGACGGACTACCTGCGAGAAAGGAAAGGCTCGTTGTCTCAGGATATATTGTTGGGGATGTGTCTGGATGTCAGCGAAGGGATGGCTTATCTAGAGATGTCCAACTTCATCCACAGAGATctg GCTGCCAGGAACTGTCTCGTCTCAAAGAACAACGAGGTGAAGGTATCGGACTTTGGAATGACCAG ATTTGTTCTTGATGATCAGTACACGAGCTCACAGTGCTCCAAGTTCCCTGTCAAGTGGTCAGCCCCAGAGGTCATCAGATACTGCAAATTCAGCACCAAGTCTGACGTCTGGTCATTCG GTGTGCTCATGTGGGAGGTGTACAACGAAGGCCGACTCCCCTATGAGAACCGCACTAATGCAGAAGTGGTGGACTCCCTGAACGCAGGCCTGAGGCTCCTGAAGCCACGCTTGGCCCCGGACTCTGTCCACCTACTCATGGAGTGGTGTTGGAAGGAG AAACCAGACGATCGCCCAACATTTGGGCTCCTCTTTCACGAGCTGGCCTCCCTTTCAGACGCCTGA